A stretch of the Myripristis murdjan chromosome 24, fMyrMur1.1, whole genome shotgun sequence genome encodes the following:
- the LOC115355795 gene encoding E3 ubiquitin-protein ligase RNF19A isoform X2 gives MKRPKQQTGPLSFLNFFSRKPKSEPRPERPVEAWPREEVAITLTPSEHPEQPQNITAEEAGESGVCGTERGEGGGLMAAADVGEDGGATAECVGGVSSGSTGVLSLSSSSQDQLLGEHLEECPLCLLSQPRCHFPRLTSCSHRACSDCLRQYLRIEISESRVGIACPQCPETLAPLDVRAILDDRALLERYEEYQLRRFLAADPDTRWCPAPDCSYAVIAYGCAECPKLSCGREGCDTEFCYHCRQLWHPDQTCDQARRQRARHTSGGNDASTLYVFNEEPGGDAEEIKACPRCGAYIMKTNDGSCNRMNCTVCACQFCWLCMQEITDVHYLSPSGCTFWGKKPWSQTRKVLWQVGMLLGAPVVISLIAGIAIPVIIVGIPIYMGRKVHGRCKKNNISGSKHYLTVASGVMMSVFVSPVIAAVSVGVGVPLMLTYVYGVVPMSLCRNGWCRPQSEPPDSHKIQLEDLASFSDHWTGQNNAALSNTSVQEVRVSVQEGGVLPSTSTTPPELDTYLGLDKAAKHHGYPQQESQSDCVVDVPDSTQAFPLRDGTNIEVRVEIETQPRGARHSSLSSFLSNRSLSVESLGRSQFLSQEHLRASELDERRGEGGEEQEGREKPGGEAGEREGTFYPVFEIRGV, from the exons ATGAAAAGGCCCAAGCAGCAGACGGGGCCCTTGAGCTTCCTCAACTTCTTCAGCCGGAAGCCCAAATCGGAGCCGAGACCCGAGAGGCCCGTGGAGGCCTGGCCCAGAGAGGAAGTGGCCATCACCCTGACCCCGAGCGAGCATCCGGAGCAG CCCCAGAACATCACAGCAGAAGAGGCTGGAGAGTCAGGAGTTTGTggaacagaaagaggagaaggaggagggctgATGGCAGCAGCTGACGTGGGTGAGGATGGCGGCGCCACAGCAGAGTGTGTGGGCGGGGTCAGCAGCGGCTCCACCGGCGTCctgtctctttcctcctccagtCAGGATCAGCTATTGGGCGAACACCTCGAGGAGTGCCCACTGTGCCTGCTCAGCCAACCGCGTTGCCACTTCCCACGGCTCACCTCCTGTTCCCACCGAGCATGCTCCGATTGCCTCCGCCAGTACCTGCGCATCGAGATATCAGAGAGCCGGGTGGGCATTGCGTGCCCGCAGTGCCCCGAGACGCTCGCCCCGTTGGATGTTCGTGCCATCCTTGATGACCGGGCTCTGCTAGAACGCTATGAGGAATACCAGTTAAGGCGCTTCCTTGCAGCTGACCCAGATACACGCTGGTGCCCTGCACCTGACTGCAG ctATGCCGTGATAGCTTATGGCTGCGCCGAGTGTCCCAAGCTGAGCTGCGGCCGTGAGGGATGTGACACCGAGTTCTGCTACCACTGCCGCCAGCTGTGGCATCCTGACCAGACGTGTGACCAGGCCCGGCGCCAGCGAGCCCGCCACACCTCAGGCGGCAATGATGCCTCCACACTGTACGTCTTCAATGAAGAACCCGGAGGAG ATGCAGAGGAGATCAAAGCATGCCCGCGCTGTGGTGCCTACATCATGAAGACCAATGATGGCAGCTGTAACCGTAtgaactgcactgtgtgtgcctgtcagtTTTGTTGGCTGTGTATGCAGGAGATCACCGATGTGCACTACCTCAG TCCCTCAGGCTGTACGTTCTGGGGGAAGAAGCCATGGTCGCAAACCCGCAAGGTTCTGTGGCAGGTGGGCATGTTGCTAGGAGCACCGGTGGTCATCTCTCTCATAGCAGGCATCGCCATCCCGGTCATCATCGTGGGCATACCCATCTACATGGGTCGCAAG GTCCATGGTCGctgtaagaaaaacaatatcTCAGGAAGTAAGCACTACTTGACCGTGGCAAGTGGAGtgatgatgtcagtgtttgtgtcacCGGTCATAGCAGCTGTCTCTGTGG gTGTGGGCGTGCCGCTCATGCTGACTTATGTCTATGGCGTGGTCCCCATGTCACTCTGTAGGAACGGCTGGTGTCGACCGCAGAGCGAGCCTCCCGATTCACACAAGATCCAACTAGAGGATTTAGCCAGCT TCAGTGACCACTGGACGGGTCAGAACAACGCAGCGCTCAGCAACACAAGCGTCCAGGAAGTCCGAGTCAGTGTACAGGAAGGCGGCGTGCTCCCGAGTACGAGCACCACACCACCGGAGCTAGATACCTATCTGGGATTGGACAAAGCTGCAAAACATCACGGATACCCCCAGCAGGAGAGCCAATCAGACTGCGTGGTTGATGTGCCTGATAGCACACAAGCTTTTCCTTTGAG GGATGGAACCAATATTGAGGTGCGTGTGGAAATTGAGACCCAGCCCCGAGGGGCCCGCCACTCCAGCCTAAGTAGCTTCCTGTCCAACCGGAGCCTGTCAGTCGAATCCTTGGGACGCTCCCAGTTCCTGTCACAAGAACACCTGCGTGCCTCAGAACTTGacgaaagaagaggagagggaggagaggagcaggagggaagagagaagccaggaggagaggcaggagagagagaagggacttTTTACCCAGTCTTTGAAATACGCGGTGTATGA
- the LOC115355795 gene encoding E3 ubiquitin-protein ligase RNF19A isoform X1 produces MKRPKQQTGPLSFLNFFSRKPKSEPRPERPVEAWPREEVAITLTPSEHPEQPQNITAEEAGESGVCGTERGEGGGLMAAADVGEDGGATAECVGGVSSGSTGVLSLSSSSQDQLLGEHLEECPLCLLSQPRCHFPRLTSCSHRACSDCLRQYLRIEISESRVGIACPQCPETLAPLDVRAILDDRALLERYEEYQLRRFLAADPDTRWCPAPDCSYAVIAYGCAECPKLSCGREGCDTEFCYHCRQLWHPDQTCDQARRQRARHTSGGNDASTLYVFNEEPGGDAEEIKACPRCGAYIMKTNDGSCNRMNCTVCACQFCWLCMQEITDVHYLSPSGCTFWGKKPWSQTRKVLWQVGMLLGAPVVISLIAGIAIPVIIVGIPIYMGRKVHGRCKKNNISGSKHYLTVASGVMMSVFVSPVIAAVSVGVGVPLMLTYVYGVVPMSLCRNGWCRPQSEPPDSHKIQLEDLASYLLFSHVVSDHWTGQNNAALSNTSVQEVRVSVQEGGVLPSTSTTPPELDTYLGLDKAAKHHGYPQQESQSDCVVDVPDSTQAFPLRDGTNIEVRVEIETQPRGARHSSLSSFLSNRSLSVESLGRSQFLSQEHLRASELDERRGEGGEEQEGREKPGGEAGEREGTFYPVFEIRGV; encoded by the exons ATGAAAAGGCCCAAGCAGCAGACGGGGCCCTTGAGCTTCCTCAACTTCTTCAGCCGGAAGCCCAAATCGGAGCCGAGACCCGAGAGGCCCGTGGAGGCCTGGCCCAGAGAGGAAGTGGCCATCACCCTGACCCCGAGCGAGCATCCGGAGCAG CCCCAGAACATCACAGCAGAAGAGGCTGGAGAGTCAGGAGTTTGTggaacagaaagaggagaaggaggagggctgATGGCAGCAGCTGACGTGGGTGAGGATGGCGGCGCCACAGCAGAGTGTGTGGGCGGGGTCAGCAGCGGCTCCACCGGCGTCctgtctctttcctcctccagtCAGGATCAGCTATTGGGCGAACACCTCGAGGAGTGCCCACTGTGCCTGCTCAGCCAACCGCGTTGCCACTTCCCACGGCTCACCTCCTGTTCCCACCGAGCATGCTCCGATTGCCTCCGCCAGTACCTGCGCATCGAGATATCAGAGAGCCGGGTGGGCATTGCGTGCCCGCAGTGCCCCGAGACGCTCGCCCCGTTGGATGTTCGTGCCATCCTTGATGACCGGGCTCTGCTAGAACGCTATGAGGAATACCAGTTAAGGCGCTTCCTTGCAGCTGACCCAGATACACGCTGGTGCCCTGCACCTGACTGCAG ctATGCCGTGATAGCTTATGGCTGCGCCGAGTGTCCCAAGCTGAGCTGCGGCCGTGAGGGATGTGACACCGAGTTCTGCTACCACTGCCGCCAGCTGTGGCATCCTGACCAGACGTGTGACCAGGCCCGGCGCCAGCGAGCCCGCCACACCTCAGGCGGCAATGATGCCTCCACACTGTACGTCTTCAATGAAGAACCCGGAGGAG ATGCAGAGGAGATCAAAGCATGCCCGCGCTGTGGTGCCTACATCATGAAGACCAATGATGGCAGCTGTAACCGTAtgaactgcactgtgtgtgcctgtcagtTTTGTTGGCTGTGTATGCAGGAGATCACCGATGTGCACTACCTCAG TCCCTCAGGCTGTACGTTCTGGGGGAAGAAGCCATGGTCGCAAACCCGCAAGGTTCTGTGGCAGGTGGGCATGTTGCTAGGAGCACCGGTGGTCATCTCTCTCATAGCAGGCATCGCCATCCCGGTCATCATCGTGGGCATACCCATCTACATGGGTCGCAAG GTCCATGGTCGctgtaagaaaaacaatatcTCAGGAAGTAAGCACTACTTGACCGTGGCAAGTGGAGtgatgatgtcagtgtttgtgtcacCGGTCATAGCAGCTGTCTCTGTGG gTGTGGGCGTGCCGCTCATGCTGACTTATGTCTATGGCGTGGTCCCCATGTCACTCTGTAGGAACGGCTGGTGTCGACCGCAGAGCGAGCCTCCCGATTCACACAAGATCCAACTAGAGGATTTAGCCAGCT ATCTTCTATTCTCTCATGTAGTCAGTGACCACTGGACGGGTCAGAACAACGCAGCGCTCAGCAACACAAGCGTCCAGGAAGTCCGAGTCAGTGTACAGGAAGGCGGCGTGCTCCCGAGTACGAGCACCACACCACCGGAGCTAGATACCTATCTGGGATTGGACAAAGCTGCAAAACATCACGGATACCCCCAGCAGGAGAGCCAATCAGACTGCGTGGTTGATGTGCCTGATAGCACACAAGCTTTTCCTTTGAG GGATGGAACCAATATTGAGGTGCGTGTGGAAATTGAGACCCAGCCCCGAGGGGCCCGCCACTCCAGCCTAAGTAGCTTCCTGTCCAACCGGAGCCTGTCAGTCGAATCCTTGGGACGCTCCCAGTTCCTGTCACAAGAACACCTGCGTGCCTCAGAACTTGacgaaagaagaggagagggaggagaggagcaggagggaagagagaagccaggaggagaggcaggagagagagaagggacttTTTACCCAGTCTTTGAAATACGCGGTGTATGA